One segment of Sinorhizobium sp. BG8 DNA contains the following:
- a CDS encoding L-serine ammonia-lyase → MFLSVFDVFKIGIGPSSSHTMGPMSAANRFLDLVLSPDWPRPSGASVAAIKMSLHGSLAYTGVGHGSDRAVILGLMGERPDSVDPDRMDAIIAEVERTGRIKPPGHPGYEFQPKHDLIFDRKTPLPGHANGMTFSAFDRDGRLLLKRIYYSVGGGFVVTDTELETMRASKARSSDRKVPFPFSTAKQMLEMANRSGLTIAQMKRANEEELISREELDAGLDRIWEAMKSCIDRGLSTEGIMPGGLKVRRRARMIHDKLQEEWRSNKVNPLLANDWLSVYAMAVNEENAAGGRVVTSPTNGAAGVVPATIRYYLHFHEDADAEGIRDYLLTAAAIGGIIKHNASISGAEVGCQGEVGSAAAMASAGLAAVMGGTPEQVENAAEIALEHHLGMTCDPIAGLVQVPCIERNALGAVKAVTAASLAIKGDGKHFVPLDACIETMRQTGVDMNEKYKETSTGGLAVNVVEC, encoded by the coding sequence ATGTTCCTTTCTGTCTTCGACGTATTCAAGATCGGTATCGGTCCTTCGAGCTCGCACACGATGGGGCCGATGTCGGCTGCGAACCGGTTTCTAGACCTCGTTCTCTCGCCCGACTGGCCACGCCCATCCGGCGCAAGTGTTGCGGCAATCAAGATGAGCCTGCACGGATCGCTGGCCTATACGGGCGTCGGGCATGGAAGCGACCGCGCGGTCATTCTTGGTCTCATGGGCGAACGGCCGGACAGCGTTGATCCCGACCGCATGGACGCGATCATCGCCGAGGTGGAGCGGACGGGAAGGATCAAGCCGCCGGGCCACCCCGGCTACGAATTCCAGCCCAAGCACGATCTGATATTCGACAGGAAGACGCCGCTTCCGGGGCACGCCAACGGAATGACCTTCTCTGCCTTCGACCGGGACGGGCGCCTTTTGCTCAAGCGGATCTACTATTCCGTCGGCGGCGGCTTCGTCGTGACCGACACGGAACTCGAGACCATGCGCGCATCGAAGGCGCGGTCGAGCGACAGAAAGGTTCCATTCCCGTTTTCGACCGCCAAGCAGATGCTCGAGATGGCAAACCGGTCGGGCCTCACGATTGCGCAGATGAAGCGTGCCAACGAGGAGGAGCTGATCTCCCGCGAAGAACTCGATGCCGGTCTGGACCGCATCTGGGAGGCCATGAAGAGCTGCATAGACCGTGGTCTGAGCACCGAAGGAATCATGCCCGGTGGGCTCAAGGTACGTCGCCGCGCCCGCATGATCCACGATAAGCTCCAGGAGGAATGGCGGTCGAACAAGGTCAATCCACTGCTCGCAAATGACTGGCTGAGCGTCTACGCGATGGCGGTAAACGAAGAGAATGCAGCAGGTGGACGAGTCGTCACGTCACCAACCAACGGCGCCGCGGGTGTCGTGCCAGCGACGATCCGTTACTATCTGCATTTCCACGAGGATGCCGATGCCGAAGGCATCCGGGACTATTTGCTGACCGCCGCCGCCATCGGTGGAATCATCAAGCACAATGCGTCCATCTCGGGTGCCGAGGTCGGCTGTCAGGGCGAGGTGGGATCTGCGGCCGCGATGGCTTCCGCCGGGCTTGCCGCCGTCATGGGCGGCACGCCGGAGCAGGTCGAGAATGCCGCCGAAATCGCGCTGGAGCACCACCTCGGCATGACCTGCGATCCGATTGCCGGCCTGGTTCAGGTTCCCTGCATCGAGCGGAACGCCCTCGGCGCCGTCAAGGCGGTCACGGCGGCCTCGCTGGCCATCAAGGGTGACGGAAAACACTTCGTTCCGCTTGATGCCTGCATCGAAACGATGCGTCAGACGGGCGTCGACATGAACGAGAAGTACAAGGAAACCTCGACGGGCGGACTTGCGGTAAATGTCGTTGAATGTTGA
- a CDS encoding transglutaminase-like cysteine peptidase, with protein MTRTLFKSGAISFILSALLAPAAFALPANIPVEGATNQPIGHYEFCREYRDECGPTGDASGPLVLTESNWKSILTVNYTVNTSIEPLTDQEIYGVEEKWAYPKSVGDCEDFVLLKRKMLMRSGIPASNLLITVVLQPNGEGHAVLTVRTDRGDFVLDNMRNKVLLWSQTEYRFLKRQSTENAGKWVKLQDGRADAVGSVK; from the coding sequence ATGACAAGAACACTTTTCAAATCCGGGGCAATCAGCTTCATTCTCTCTGCACTCCTGGCACCTGCTGCCTTCGCGTTGCCTGCAAACATTCCAGTTGAGGGAGCAACCAACCAGCCGATCGGCCATTACGAATTCTGCCGCGAATACAGGGACGAGTGCGGTCCCACCGGCGATGCTTCGGGACCGCTGGTTCTGACCGAAAGCAACTGGAAGAGCATTCTGACGGTAAACTATACCGTGAACACCTCGATCGAGCCGCTGACGGATCAGGAAATCTACGGCGTCGAAGAGAAATGGGCCTACCCCAAGTCGGTCGGAGACTGCGAAGATTTCGTGCTGCTCAAGCGCAAGATGCTGATGCGCTCCGGTATTCCCGCCTCGAATCTCCTGATCACGGTCGTCCTGCAGCCCAACGGCGAGGGCCATGCGGTTCTGACCGTCCGTACGGACCGTGGCGACTTCGTTCTCGACAACATGCGCAACAAGGTGCTGCTCTGGTCGCAGACCGAGTATCGCTTCCTGAAACGTCAATCTACAGAGAACGCCGGCAAGTGGGTAAAGCTCCAAGACGGTCGCGCCGATGCCGTTGGTAGCGTCAAGTAA
- a CDS encoding D-alanyl-D-alanine carboxypeptidase codes for MMAGLVATAAFATPAKADPTYAGIVVDAKTGKVLYGEDADRPHYPASLTKMMTLYLTFEALESGRINKNTKIPVSKNAAIEPPSKLGLRAGGSLTVEQAILALVTRSANDAATALGEFLGGGSEERFARMMTQKARALGMTRTVYRNAHGLPNTAQVTTARDQARLGIALRQHFPQYYGYFSTRSFRFGKQTIGNHNRLLGVVRGVDGIKTGYTRAAGYNLVTSVQADGRSVVGVVLGGRSGAARDAQMKRLVAKYLPAASRRGNGNLIAETAPAPAYEAETAEAPVSTAAASASLDLPHNGPVPTYRYEENRIEAAYAATAGNSANPLVGKQALAATLKQQRDVAIPETVSEPVTEQGDNGGEVDALTTSSTASANIATPAGWSIQIGATPDRTQAENLLEKAKDKGGKSLRGAKPFTVAVASGQGQLYRARFGGFANQDRAVSACKVLKKKGFACWASMQ; via the coding sequence ATGATGGCGGGTCTCGTCGCCACCGCAGCGTTTGCGACGCCGGCGAAAGCTGACCCGACATACGCAGGCATTGTCGTCGATGCGAAGACCGGCAAGGTTCTCTATGGCGAGGATGCGGACAGGCCGCACTATCCGGCGTCGCTCACGAAAATGATGACGCTCTACCTGACCTTCGAAGCTCTCGAATCAGGTCGGATCAACAAAAACACCAAGATTCCCGTATCAAAGAACGCGGCGATCGAACCTCCGTCCAAGCTCGGTCTCCGCGCCGGCGGCTCGCTTACCGTTGAGCAGGCTATCCTCGCCCTCGTGACGCGCTCGGCCAACGACGCTGCGACCGCACTCGGCGAATTCCTCGGCGGAGGATCCGAAGAGCGCTTTGCCCGCATGATGACGCAGAAAGCCCGTGCGCTCGGCATGACGCGCACCGTCTATCGCAATGCCCACGGCCTGCCGAACACGGCCCAGGTCACCACGGCTCGCGACCAGGCGCGTCTCGGCATCGCACTGCGCCAGCACTTTCCGCAGTACTATGGCTATTTCTCCACGCGCAGCTTCCGCTTCGGCAAGCAGACGATCGGCAATCACAATCGACTGCTCGGCGTCGTGCGCGGTGTGGACGGCATCAAGACCGGTTACACGCGTGCAGCCGGGTACAATCTTGTGACCTCCGTTCAGGCTGATGGTCGCAGCGTGGTCGGCGTCGTGCTCGGTGGCCGTTCGGGCGCCGCTCGTGACGCGCAGATGAAGCGTCTCGTCGCCAAGTATCTGCCCGCCGCTTCCCGCCGCGGAAACGGCAACCTCATTGCCGAGACCGCCCCCGCTCCGGCGTACGAAGCCGAGACAGCAGAAGCTCCAGTCTCGACCGCAGCGGCGAGCGCCAGCCTCGATCTGCCGCACAACGGGCCGGTACCGACCTATCGCTACGAAGAAAACCGCATCGAGGCAGCCTATGCCGCCACGGCCGGTAATAGTGCCAATCCGCTGGTCGGAAAGCAGGCCCTTGCCGCGACCTTGAAGCAGCAGCGCGACGTGGCTATCCCGGAGACCGTATCCGAGCCTGTCACGGAGCAGGGAGACAACGGTGGTGAGGTCGACGCACTGACCACCTCGTCCACCGCTTCGGCAAACATTGCCACGCCCGCTGGCTGGAGCATCCAGATCGGCGCGACGCCGGACCGCACACAGGCAGAAAATCTGCTGGAGAAGGCCAAGGACAAGGGCGGCAAGTCGCTCCGCGGAGCAAAGCCGTTCACGGTCGCCGTCGCAAGCGGCCAGGGACAGCTCTACCGGGCGCGCTTCGGCGGATTTGCAAACCAGGACCGCGCCGTTTCGGCCTGCAAGGTCCTGAAGAAGAAGGGTTTTGCGTGCTGGGCAAGCATGCAGTGA
- a CDS encoding DUF1489 family protein, with protein sequence MALHLIKLCVGAESIEDLREWVSERALIAIAAGMEPFTTHTTRMIPKRMEELLDGGSLYWVIKGQVQARQRLMDLKTFKDVDGITRCELILGPEVIETELQPRRAFQGWRYLNEADAPRDLTSLGDGAADMPLELRRELAELGLL encoded by the coding sequence ATGGCCTTGCATCTTATCAAACTGTGTGTCGGCGCCGAGTCGATTGAAGATCTTCGCGAATGGGTCTCGGAACGCGCGCTGATCGCGATCGCGGCCGGAATGGAACCCTTTACCACCCACACGACGAGAATGATTCCGAAGCGGATGGAAGAGCTTCTGGATGGCGGCTCGTTATACTGGGTGATCAAGGGACAGGTTCAGGCGCGGCAGCGCTTGATGGATCTGAAGACGTTCAAGGATGTCGATGGCATCACGCGGTGCGAACTCATACTTGGACCGGAGGTCATCGAGACCGAACTGCAGCCGCGCCGGGCGTTCCAGGGATGGCGATATCTGAACGAGGCCGATGCGCCACGCGATCTCACGAGCCTAGGCGATGGCGCCGCCGACATGCCGCTCGAGCTGAGGCGCGAACTGGCGGAACTGGGCTTGCTCTGA
- a CDS encoding DUF599 family protein, with translation MNLLDFIALGIFTVLWTAYSWITERGRLFDRVSLTQAMSAERARWIRNAMRRDLRMIDTQIMAGLQNGTAYFGSTSILALGGCFALLGATEKVFAIFTDLPVVFQGSRAGFEMKVGGLACIFAYAFFKFGWSYRLFNYCTILLGAVPMTGEIHKDPAAADLAADKVIRMNILAAKHFNMGLRALFLSLGYIGWFVSPYLFVITTALIVFVLVRRQFFSEARQTVLESMS, from the coding sequence ATGAACTTGCTCGACTTCATCGCCCTTGGCATCTTCACCGTCCTGTGGACGGCATATTCGTGGATTACTGAGCGAGGCCGCCTTTTCGACCGGGTGAGCCTGACGCAGGCGATGAGTGCCGAGCGCGCGCGATGGATCCGCAATGCCATGCGTCGCGATCTCAGGATGATCGATACCCAGATCATGGCAGGCCTCCAAAACGGCACTGCCTATTTCGGCTCGACGTCGATCCTGGCCCTCGGTGGCTGCTTCGCCCTGCTTGGAGCAACGGAGAAGGTGTTCGCAATCTTCACCGACCTTCCGGTCGTATTCCAGGGAAGCCGCGCCGGTTTCGAGATGAAGGTCGGCGGGCTCGCCTGCATCTTCGCCTATGCCTTCTTCAAGTTCGGCTGGTCCTACCGGCTGTTCAACTACTGCACCATCCTCCTCGGAGCCGTACCGATGACCGGCGAGATCCACAAGGACCCCGCCGCAGCCGATCTCGCCGCCGACAAGGTCATCCGCATGAACATTCTGGCGGCAAAGCACTTCAACATGGGGCTGAGGGCGCTTTTTCTCTCGCTCGGCTACATCGGCTGGTTCGTCAGTCCCTACCTTTTCGTCATCACCACCGCTCTGATCGTATTCGTTCTGGTGCGCCGGCAGTTTTTCTCCGAGGCACGCCAGACAGTGCTCGAATCCATGAGCTGA
- a CDS encoding DUF1624 domain-containing protein encodes MTSSAVSETPDSNTGASTLRGRRIPVIDQMRGVALIAMAIYHFTWDLGFFGYVDPATPATGGWKLFARLIAGSFLFLSGCSLVLGHGNGIRWHSFAKRFARIVAAAAIITVGTWFAFPQTFIFFGILHAMAAASLIGLAFLRVPAPLTILVAAAAFAAPWYLRSPFFDPPWLWWVGLSASVPRSNDYVPVLPWIAPFLLGMAAFRIAVARGWTERFASIGTGSAKWKTGLAAAGRHSLAIYLIHQPVIIALVYAFSLVAPAAKPDPVEAYRMNCTAACTAQRDKTFCTAFCDCTLNRLLEQDLFNALNAGAINVASDGRIAAISEQCTADSQSGLDLKE; translated from the coding sequence ATGACCTCTTCGGCCGTCAGCGAAACTCCCGACAGCAACACCGGCGCATCGACATTGCGAGGCCGGCGAATTCCGGTGATCGACCAGATGCGCGGTGTGGCGCTCATCGCAATGGCGATCTACCACTTCACATGGGATCTCGGCTTCTTCGGCTACGTCGATCCGGCGACACCGGCAACCGGCGGCTGGAAGCTCTTTGCGCGCCTGATCGCCGGAAGCTTCCTGTTTCTCTCCGGCTGCAGCCTCGTGCTTGGCCACGGCAACGGCATTCGCTGGCACTCCTTCGCCAAGCGATTTGCCCGAATCGTTGCCGCCGCAGCAATCATCACGGTCGGCACATGGTTCGCTTTTCCGCAAACCTTCATCTTCTTCGGGATTCTCCATGCCATGGCCGCCGCAAGTCTCATCGGACTTGCTTTCCTCCGCGTGCCGGCACCGCTGACAATTCTCGTCGCGGCCGCGGCATTCGCGGCACCCTGGTATCTGCGTTCGCCGTTCTTCGACCCACCGTGGCTTTGGTGGGTCGGCCTTTCAGCCTCCGTTCCCCGGTCCAACGACTATGTTCCCGTATTGCCCTGGATCGCCCCGTTCCTTCTCGGCATGGCCGCCTTCCGCATCGCGGTCGCACGCGGCTGGACGGAGCGGTTCGCCTCCATCGGGACAGGATCGGCGAAGTGGAAGACAGGGCTTGCCGCAGCCGGGCGCCACAGTCTCGCAATCTACCTCATCCATCAGCCGGTGATTATCGCGCTCGTCTACGCGTTTTCTCTCGTTGCGCCCGCTGCAAAGCCCGATCCGGTCGAAGCCTACCGGATGAACTGCACCGCCGCCTGCACCGCGCAACGCGACAAGACCTTCTGTACCGCCTTTTGCGACTGCACGCTCAACCGGCTCCTGGAACAGGATTTGTTCAATGCCTTGAACGCCGGCGCGATCAATGTCGCTTCGGATGGACGCATTGCAGCGATCTCGGAGCAATGCACAGCCGACTCACAGTCAGGCCTCGATCTCAAGGAATAG